In one window of Cheilinus undulatus linkage group 23, ASM1832078v1, whole genome shotgun sequence DNA:
- the lrtm2a gene encoding leucine-rich repeat and transmembrane domain-containing protein 2, which yields MPPQTHPPGGVSLPSPGSTTHRLARPVFLCILCLLALLLPSASSCPPPCLCYSDGLVDCGGRGLSSLPPLHLLPPGSRSLLLANNKLASLGASAFANLSSLEELDLSNNYLDNLPAGLFRDMSNLTRLTLHNNSLTGMDRELFQGLGGLQSLDLSLNGLSSVPLGVLDELQSLRWLSLAGNRLHGLERAAFEPLANLQHLELGHNPWECDCNLRDFKHWMEWLLYRGGKVDAVECTLPKDLRGRDIRGVPVEMFNYCLQLEDENGGGGDGSRPGQGGPPCSRNALSPTPISDNSNTADDSSSNTGGGGGGEAPSDCVRARYRPVSVRRAIGTVVIAGVVCGIVCIMMVAAAAYGCIYASLMAKYQRELKKRQPLMGDGEADGEDREEKQISSVA from the exons ATGCCCCCCCAAACCCACCCCCCTGGGGGTGTCAGCCTGCCCTCGCCTGGCTCCACCACCCACCGCCTGGCCAGACCTG TCTTCCTCTGCATCCTCTGCCTCCTGGCGTTGCTGTTGCCCTCAGCCTCCTCCTGCCCTCCTCCCTGTCTCTGCTACTCAGACGGCCTGGTGGACTGCGGGGGCCGGGGTCTCTCCTCCCTGCCGCCCCTTCACCTCCTGCCTCCGGGGAGCCGCTCCCTCCTGCTGGCCAACAACAAGCTTGCATCGCTGGGAGCCTCTGCCTTCGCTAACCTCTCCTCCCTGGAG GAGCTGGACCTCTCTAATAACTACCTGGATAATTTACCAGCCGGATTATTCAGAGACATGTCCAACCTGACGAGACTGACTCTGCATAACAACTCACTGACAGGAATGGACAGAGAACTTTTCCAG GGTTTGGGGGGTCTCCAGAGTCTGGATTTGTCCCTGAATGGCCTGTCCTCTGTACCTCTGGGGGTGCTGGACGAGCTGCAGAGCCTCAG GTGGCTCTCTCTAGCGGGTAACAGACTTCACGGTTTGGAGAGGGCAGCGTTTGAGCCGCTTGCTAACCTGCAACACCTGGAACTGGGACACAACCCGTGGGAATGTGACTGCAACCTCCGCGATTTCAAGCACTGGATGGAGTGGCTGCTGTACAGAG GGGGGAAGGTGGACGCGGTGGAGTGCACACTGCCAAAGGATCTGCGTGGGCGAGACATCCGCGGCGTTCCGGTTGAAATGTTCAACTACTGCCTCCAACTCGAAGATGAAAACGGAGGAGGTGGCGATGGTTCCCGTCCTGGACAAGGAGGTCCCCCCTGCAGCAGGAACGCACTAAGTCCAACGCCGATTTCCGACAACAGCAACACCGCTGACGACTCCTCTTCGAAcacaggtggaggaggaggcggagagGCCCCATCTGATTGCGTCCGCGCTCGCTATCGACCCGTGAGCGTGCGCCGGGCCATCGGCACAGTGGTGATTGCCGGCGTAGTGTGCGGAATCGTCTGCATCATGATGGTGGCGGCGGCGGCTTACGGGTGCATCTACGCCTCGCTGATGGCAAAGTATCAGAGGGAGCTGAAGAAGAGGCAGCCGCTGATGGGAGACGGAGAGGCGGACGGGGAGGATAGAGAGGAGAAACAGATCTCCTCTGTGGCCTAG